Proteins from one Coffea arabica cultivar ET-39 chromosome 8c, Coffea Arabica ET-39 HiFi, whole genome shotgun sequence genomic window:
- the LOC140013433 gene encoding uncharacterized protein, with protein MDSLKHSTRPYVMDKSRRDWHLRIGEALWAYRTTFRTPTQATPYALVYGVEAILPLECQIPSLRIAIQEGFSAEDNVRLRLEELEALDEKRLETQQRIECYQAHLSKAFNKHVRPRSFQIRELVLAVRRPIILTHGGQRKFTPKWDGPYVVREVYTNGSYKLVAENGLRVGPINGKYLKRYYA; from the coding sequence ATGGACTCGCTGAAGCATTCAACAAGACCTTATGTAATGGATAAATCGAGAAGGGATTGGCATCTTCGAATTGGAGAAGCACTTTGGGCATACCGAACTACTTTTCGAACTCCCACGCAAGCAACCCCATACGCACTTGTTTACGGTGTTGAAGCTATTCTTCCACTTGAGTGTCAAATACCTTCGCTAAGAATCGCAATTCAAGAAGGGTTCAGTGCAGAAGATAATGTCCGTCTTCGCCTCGAGGAATTAGAAGCACTCGACGAAAAAAGATTGGAAACTCAACAACGAATTGAGTGCTATCAAGCCCACCTTTCAAAAGCATTCAATAAGCATGTCCGACCACGCTCCTTCCAGATTAGGGAGTTAGTACTCGCTGTTCGGAGACCGATCATTCTCACTCATGGCGGACAAAGAAAATTCACTCCTAAGTGGGATGGTCCATATGTTGTTCGAGAAGTATATACAAATGGCTCGTACAAGTTGGTTGCTGAGAATGGATTAAGGGTTGGCCCTATCAATGGCAAGTACCTAAAAAGGTACTATGCGTGA